From a region of the Streptomyces sp. NBC_00193 genome:
- a CDS encoding 5-formyltetrahydrofolate cyclo-ligase, translated as MTENQPSRAKTDLRRELLAARRALSADTLRTTADALSRSALELPELSSAHTVAAYVSIGSEPGTRELLDALRAAGTRVLLPVLLPDNDLDWAAYEGPGSLAEAAHPGKMRLLEPAGPRLGPDAVTGADAVLLPGLAVDRRGMRLGRGGGSYDRVLERLERAGAHPALVVLLYDDEVVARVPEEPHDHPVQAVATPSGVLRFSS; from the coding sequence GTGACAGAGAACCAGCCTTCGAGGGCCAAGACGGACCTGCGCCGGGAACTCCTCGCGGCCCGCCGCGCCTTGTCCGCCGACACCCTGCGCACGACGGCCGACGCCCTCTCCCGCTCCGCCCTGGAACTACCCGAACTCAGCTCCGCCCACACCGTGGCCGCCTACGTCTCCATCGGCTCCGAACCCGGCACCCGCGAGCTGCTCGACGCCCTGCGGGCGGCCGGCACCCGGGTGCTGCTGCCCGTCCTGCTGCCCGACAACGACCTCGACTGGGCGGCGTACGAAGGCCCCGGCAGCCTGGCCGAGGCCGCGCACCCGGGGAAGATGCGGCTCCTGGAGCCCGCCGGTCCCCGGCTCGGCCCGGATGCGGTGACCGGCGCCGACGCCGTCCTGCTGCCCGGACTGGCCGTGGACCGGCGGGGGATGCGGCTCGGGCGGGGCGGAGGCTCGTACGACCGGGTGCTGGAACGGCTGGAGCGCGCCGGGGCGCATCCCGCGCTGGTCGTGCTGCTCTACGACGACGAGGTGGTCGCGCGGGTCCCGGAGGAACCGCACGACCACCCCGTACAGGCGGTGGCCACCCCGTCGGGGGTGCTCCGCTTCAGCTCTTAG
- the galU gene encoding UTP--glucose-1-phosphate uridylyltransferase GalU yields MTQLHPVIKKAVIPAAGLGTRFLPATKATPKEMLPVVDKPAIQYVVEEAVSAGLDDILMITGRNKRALEDHFDRNYELESALIAKGDDDRLKKVQESSDLATMHYVRQGDPRGLGHAVLCAEPHVGDEPFAVLLGDDLIDPRDPLLRRMTEIQQSAGGTVVALMEVDPSQVHLYGCAAVEPTGEADVVRITGLVEKPDAADAPSNYAVIGRYVLDPAIFGILRETEPGRGGEIQLTDALQKLAADETVGGPVHGVVFRGRRYDTGDRGDYLRAIVRLACEREDLGPEFRTWLHHYVTEEM; encoded by the coding sequence ATGACTCAGTTGCACCCCGTGATCAAAAAGGCCGTCATCCCGGCCGCGGGCCTCGGCACTCGGTTCCTTCCCGCAACCAAGGCCACCCCCAAGGAAATGCTTCCTGTGGTGGACAAGCCGGCCATTCAGTACGTCGTCGAGGAGGCCGTGTCGGCCGGTCTCGATGACATTCTCATGATCACGGGCCGTAACAAGCGGGCTCTCGAAGACCACTTCGATCGGAACTACGAGCTGGAGTCCGCGCTCATCGCCAAGGGCGACGACGACCGGCTCAAGAAGGTCCAGGAGTCCAGCGACCTGGCCACCATGCACTACGTCCGCCAGGGCGACCCCCGGGGCCTGGGCCACGCCGTGCTGTGCGCGGAGCCGCACGTCGGCGACGAACCCTTCGCCGTCCTCCTCGGCGACGACCTCATCGACCCCCGCGATCCCCTGCTGCGCCGGATGACGGAGATCCAGCAGAGCGCCGGCGGCACCGTCGTCGCGCTGATGGAGGTCGACCCCTCCCAGGTGCACCTCTACGGCTGCGCCGCCGTCGAGCCCACCGGCGAGGCGGACGTGGTCCGCATCACCGGTCTCGTGGAGAAGCCGGACGCCGCGGACGCACCCAGCAATTACGCGGTCATCGGACGATACGTACTCGATCCGGCGATCTTCGGCATACTGCGGGAGACCGAGCCGGGCCGCGGCGGTGAGATCCAGCTGACCGACGCCCTGCAGAAGCTGGCCGCCGACGAGACCGTCGGAGGCCCGGTGCACGGCGTGGTCTTCCGGGGCCGCCGCTACGACACCGGAGACCGCGGGGACTACCTGCGGGCCATCGTCCGACTCGCGTGCGAGCGTGAGGACCTGGGCCCGGAGTTCCGCACCTGGCTTCACCATTACGTCACGGAGGAGATGTAG
- the glp gene encoding gephyrin-like molybdotransferase Glp — MSKPDAPQDGHSQRLWSVDEHLADVLGTVRPLEPIELQLLDAQGCVLVEDVTVPVALPPFDNSSMDGYAVRTADVQGASEEFPAVLTVIGDVAAGSGELPTVGPGQAARIMTGAPLPPGAEAVVPVEWTDGGTGGGAASGMTPASESPEGAAGEVRVHRAAEARAHVRARGSDVQAGDLALAAGTVLGPPQIALLAAIGRGTVRVRPRPRVVVLSTGSELVQPGEALAPGTIYDSNSFALAAAARDAGAIAYRVGAVADDADTLRSTIEDQLIRADLLVTTGGVSVGAYDVVKEALTSVSTGDDEVDGAGIDFRKLAMQPGKPQGFGTIGPDHTPLLALPGNPVSSYVSFELFVRPAIRALMGLPASEVSRPSVRAVLEADKAIGSPAGRRQFLRGKYDAESGTVSPVGGAGSHLIAALAHADSLIVVPEDVTSVEPGAELEVVLLG; from the coding sequence TTGAGCAAGCCCGACGCACCGCAGGACGGTCACTCCCAGCGCCTCTGGTCGGTGGACGAGCACCTGGCAGACGTCCTCGGTACGGTCCGGCCGCTGGAGCCCATCGAGCTCCAGCTGCTGGACGCCCAGGGCTGTGTCCTGGTCGAGGACGTCACCGTGCCCGTCGCCCTGCCGCCCTTCGACAACAGCTCGATGGACGGGTACGCCGTCCGGACCGCCGATGTCCAGGGCGCCAGCGAGGAGTTCCCCGCGGTGCTGACGGTCATCGGGGACGTGGCGGCCGGCAGCGGAGAGCTGCCGACCGTCGGCCCCGGCCAGGCCGCCCGCATCATGACCGGCGCCCCGCTGCCCCCCGGCGCGGAAGCCGTCGTACCGGTCGAGTGGACCGACGGGGGTACGGGCGGCGGCGCCGCCTCAGGAATGACCCCCGCCAGCGAGTCGCCCGAGGGCGCCGCGGGCGAGGTGCGCGTCCACCGTGCCGCCGAGGCGCGGGCGCACGTCCGCGCGCGCGGCAGCGACGTCCAGGCCGGGGATCTGGCGCTCGCCGCGGGCACGGTCCTCGGGCCGCCGCAGATCGCCCTGCTGGCCGCCATCGGGCGGGGCACCGTACGGGTGCGTCCGCGCCCGCGCGTGGTCGTCCTGTCCACGGGCAGCGAACTGGTCCAGCCCGGCGAGGCCCTGGCACCCGGCACGATCTACGACTCCAACAGCTTCGCCCTGGCCGCCGCCGCGCGGGACGCCGGAGCCATCGCCTACCGGGTCGGCGCCGTCGCCGACGACGCCGACACCCTGCGCTCCACCATCGAGGACCAGCTCATCCGGGCCGACCTCCTCGTCACCACGGGCGGGGTCAGCGTCGGCGCCTACGACGTGGTCAAGGAGGCCCTCACCTCCGTCTCCACCGGCGACGACGAGGTGGACGGCGCCGGCATCGATTTCCGCAAGCTCGCCATGCAGCCCGGCAAGCCCCAGGGGTTCGGCACCATCGGCCCCGACCACACCCCGCTGCTGGCCCTGCCCGGCAACCCGGTCTCCTCCTACGTCTCCTTCGAGCTGTTCGTGCGCCCCGCGATCCGCGCCCTCATGGGCCTGCCCGCCTCCGAGGTCAGCCGGCCGAGCGTGCGCGCGGTGCTCGAAGCGGACAAGGCCATCGGCTCCCCGGCGGGCCGCCGCCAGTTCCTGCGCGGCAAGTACGACGCCGAGAGCGGCACGGTGAGCCCGGTCGGCGGAGCGGGCTCGCACCTGATCGCCGCGCTGGCGCACGCCGACTCGCTGATCGTCGTACCGGAGGACGTGACCTCGGTGGAGCCCGGGGCCGAGCTGGAAGTGGTCCTGCTCGGCTGA
- the moaC gene encoding cyclic pyranopterin monophosphate synthase MoaC, with protein MSTQSSAGGAAGTRLTHIDEAGAARMVDVSAKDVTTRTARASGRVLVSPRVIELLRGEGVPKGDALATARIAGIMGAKKTPDLIPLCHPLAVSGVKVDLKVTDDAVEILATVKTTDRTGVEMEALTAVAVAGLTVIDMVKAVDKGAVITDVRVEEKTGGKSGDWARS; from the coding sequence ATGAGCACGCAGAGCAGCGCCGGCGGCGCCGCCGGCACCAGGCTGACGCACATCGACGAGGCCGGCGCGGCCCGGATGGTCGACGTCTCGGCGAAGGACGTCACCACCCGGACGGCGCGGGCCAGCGGGCGCGTGCTCGTCTCTCCCCGGGTGATCGAACTGCTGCGGGGCGAGGGCGTGCCCAAGGGCGACGCCCTCGCCACCGCGCGGATCGCCGGGATCATGGGGGCGAAGAAGACCCCCGACCTGATCCCGCTGTGCCACCCGCTGGCCGTCTCCGGGGTGAAGGTGGACCTGAAGGTCACCGACGACGCCGTCGAGATCCTCGCCACCGTCAAGACCACGGACCGCACGGGCGTCGAGATGGAGGCGCTGACCGCCGTCGCGGTCGCCGGGCTCACCGTCATCGACATGGTCAAGGCCGTCGACAAGGGCGCGGTCATCACCGACGTCCGCGTCGAGGAGAAGACGGGCGGCAAGTCCGGCGACTGGGCGCGCTCGTGA
- a CDS encoding molybdenum cofactor biosynthesis protein B, with protein MTPQAPALRALVVTASNRASQGVYADKGGPVLAEGLRGLGFAVDGPQVVPDGDPVEAALREGVAAGYDVILTTGGTGISPTDRTPDATARILDYEIPGIPQAIRAESLAKVPTAALSRGLAGVAGRTLIVNLPGSTGGVRDGIAVLSRVLLHAVDQIRGGDHPRPEGRPPGSAS; from the coding sequence GTGACGCCGCAGGCCCCCGCGCTGCGCGCGCTGGTGGTCACGGCCTCGAACCGGGCCTCGCAGGGCGTGTACGCGGACAAGGGCGGCCCGGTGCTCGCCGAGGGCCTGCGCGGGCTCGGCTTCGCGGTGGACGGCCCGCAGGTGGTCCCTGACGGGGACCCCGTGGAGGCGGCCCTGCGCGAGGGCGTGGCCGCCGGGTACGACGTCATCCTGACCACCGGCGGCACCGGCATCTCGCCGACCGACCGGACCCCGGACGCCACCGCACGGATCCTGGACTACGAGATCCCGGGCATCCCGCAGGCGATCCGCGCCGAGTCCCTGGCGAAGGTGCCCACCGCGGCCCTGTCCCGGGGCCTGGCGGGCGTGGCAGGCCGCACCCTGATCGTGAACCTGCCCGGTTCCACGGGCGGGGTCCGCGACGGGATCGCGGTCCTGTCCCGGGTCCTGCTGCACGCCGTCGACCAGATCCGCGGCGGCGACCACCCTCGTCCCGAGGGCAGACCGCCGGGGAGCGCGAGCTGA
- a CDS encoding GNAT family N-acetyltransferase, translating into MVLTDGDVSLRPIKLRDQAAWREVNRRNRDWLRPWEATIPPPAPWGPVIQRPTYRQMVRHLRAEANAGRMLPFVVEYQGRLVGQLTVAGITWGSMCAGHVGYWVDRDVAGRGVMPTAVALAVDHCFGKVGLHRIEVCIRPENGPSRRVVEKLGFREEGLRPRYLHIDGAWRDHLVYALTAEEAREGLLRRWHRERHPHGPAEPGQLPEQ; encoded by the coding sequence GTGGTGCTGACGGACGGCGACGTGTCGCTCCGGCCGATAAAGCTCCGGGACCAGGCCGCCTGGCGCGAGGTCAACCGCCGCAACCGCGACTGGCTCCGGCCGTGGGAGGCGACGATCCCGCCGCCCGCGCCCTGGGGGCCGGTGATCCAGCGGCCGACGTACCGCCAGATGGTGCGCCATCTGCGGGCGGAGGCGAACGCGGGGCGCATGCTGCCGTTCGTCGTCGAGTACCAGGGGCGCCTGGTGGGCCAGTTGACGGTCGCCGGGATCACCTGGGGCTCGATGTGCGCGGGCCACGTCGGCTACTGGGTGGACCGGGACGTGGCGGGCCGCGGGGTGATGCCGACGGCGGTCGCCCTCGCGGTGGACCACTGCTTCGGCAAGGTCGGGCTGCACCGGATCGAGGTGTGCATCCGCCCGGAGAACGGTCCGAGCCGGCGGGTGGTGGAGAAGCTCGGCTTCCGCGAGGAGGGACTGCGCCCGCGGTACCTGCACATCGACGGGGCCTGGCGCGATCACCTCGTGTACGCGCTGACGGCGGAGGAGGCGCGGGAGGGGCTGCTGCGCCGCTGGCACCGCGAACGCCATCCGCACGGTCCCGCCGAGCCGGGTCAGCTGCCGGAACAATAG
- a CDS encoding helix-turn-helix transcriptional regulator, with protein MTGGRGRSVPPRELADDPESWPEAAIPDHPQARVVQAIAAALTSHMTREGLGLRRLAALSGVNRQAIANLLAGDSWPDVATLSRLEDALGIGLYPGTPGPGSGHC; from the coding sequence ATGACCGGAGGGCGAGGCCGCAGTGTGCCGCCGCGGGAACTGGCCGACGACCCGGAGAGCTGGCCCGAGGCGGCGATCCCCGACCACCCCCAAGCGAGGGTGGTGCAGGCCATCGCGGCTGCTCTGACCAGCCATATGACTCGGGAAGGGCTCGGCTTGCGACGCCTCGCGGCGCTCAGCGGAGTCAACCGCCAGGCCATCGCCAACCTCCTCGCCGGAGACAGCTGGCCGGACGTGGCGACACTGAGCCGACTGGAGGACGCGCTCGGCATAGGGCTGTACCCGGGAACCCCCGGGCCGGGATCGGGGCACTGCTGA
- a CDS encoding LamG-like jellyroll fold domain-containing protein: protein MTTETDTVVANPDGTLGLTRSVAPVRTKRDGGWVDLDATLIKAADGTLRPRASVSSLTLSGGGTAPLATLDQDGKQLVLSWPDPLPVPVLEASSAVYREVLPGADLRVTADVGGGISQILVVKSAEAASNPKLAKLITGLKGGGLTVSADAAGNLKAADASGRTVFQAPTPTMWDSTTPVQVPLAKPSGTITFSQAVTADETPSGTGDEEAVKTSSDSDGPGDFAKTTRLQADLGTDSVALTPDQSFLTDPNTAYPVYIDPAWIPTNRGTQHWAWVQEAYETTTSYDDYADDYDPGVGYQRWRTRTGLERYYVQLDTSDLNDKVIKKASFNAIQSYAADATCSNTYNVDLHSTEPLLSNITWKTQPRDWEVLRTTSMNSAGGPGCPSSSTRGEWDVAGHLAANMWRGSVTYALFAANESSTNNGFKRFTRDKTKLPYFYIEYNRAPKNPWALAMSPAPQNPNGSGCGWVGATAYPGMSISAWTGDPDNQATSSRFMVYDLNGSGAVYDSAMIGQASGDHKVTAYPANLLDGHSYMWQVQTSDGDLGSAWVEGCRFSMDSQPPSIPVVTSAEYPPSGTLPGSTKYIGQKGNFKVAATDSLSGVLYYEWAFNSDIPVGGATRINAAADGTATIPLTPTMWGTNVLRVQSVDRAGNRSQQQTYVFYVPDNPNAKTTLGDITGDERVDFIAPADNGDLIVYPTATDPSAGGMIASTKANSPNGLGWGNGTLTTHRGGNGITRDDLWAYRSGQLRHYRTSLNEGGLQANGGLYFTEGNAGSVTRPNATACTVAATSKPCGTEYRGDWSRVKQIVAVGDVLTNPGEPLNDLLTVESTGTGSFQLILFQGGGATGSLVNPIILNPSGWDDLTLIAPGDATGDGLADLWARDDTTGDVYQYANVAGKPAALGDHTKATKIGSGVTADRYPVIGTSGDTSADGIPDLWALDNNHRLRTWNGKATSGKVTGFAGSDLMGDARISTNHWKLDEETGTAAVDMRRRNHGKLSTTGATRVAGTVAGTATQVVSLDGTSGTVTSTGSPVDTTGSFTVSAWARSQAKNVVISQDGLHASGFMIWHDADGTWRFGMSKRDDDSWDYDQTGVMNDAAKVRINEWTQLTATYDDTTGLIALYVNGTLAGTGHHPKANVWKATGSLVLGRFKNQSKPSSYWSGQISNVAVYDHSTVPSATSTTLVSAVNSNKCADDDQGSNAEGNRIYIHDCNTPPGTSQTFQILENGQLRVVGKCVTTASGGTANRTLIQLNTCNGVGGQQWLPTATSGFYNPQSGRCLDLPYARTVNGTQLELSDCNASNAQRWHASGLASPLGATS, encoded by the coding sequence GTGACGACTGAGACCGACACGGTGGTGGCCAATCCGGACGGCACCCTGGGCCTGACCCGCAGCGTCGCGCCCGTGCGCACCAAGCGCGACGGCGGTTGGGTGGACCTGGACGCCACCTTGATCAAGGCAGCCGACGGCACCCTCCGCCCGAGAGCGTCGGTGAGCAGCCTGACCCTGTCCGGCGGTGGCACCGCCCCATTGGCCACGTTGGATCAGGACGGCAAGCAGTTGGTGCTGAGCTGGCCGGACCCGCTGCCCGTGCCGGTGCTTGAAGCATCCAGTGCCGTCTACCGCGAGGTCCTCCCGGGTGCGGACCTGAGGGTCACGGCCGATGTGGGCGGCGGGATCTCGCAGATCCTGGTCGTCAAGTCCGCCGAGGCCGCCAGCAACCCGAAGCTCGCAAAGCTGATCACAGGCCTCAAGGGCGGGGGCTTGACCGTCTCCGCCGACGCCGCCGGAAACCTGAAGGCCGCCGACGCCTCGGGCCGTACGGTCTTCCAGGCGCCGACCCCCACGATGTGGGACTCCACCACGCCCGTCCAGGTCCCGCTCGCCAAGCCCTCCGGCACCATCACCTTCTCCCAGGCGGTCACCGCGGACGAGACGCCGTCCGGTACCGGGGACGAGGAGGCGGTCAAGACCAGCTCGGACAGTGACGGCCCAGGCGACTTCGCCAAGACCACCCGCCTGCAGGCCGACCTCGGCACGGACTCGGTCGCCCTGACCCCTGACCAGTCCTTCCTCACCGATCCCAACACGGCCTACCCGGTCTACATCGACCCGGCGTGGATCCCCACCAACCGCGGTACCCAGCACTGGGCCTGGGTCCAGGAGGCGTACGAGACCACCACCAGCTACGACGACTACGCGGACGACTACGATCCCGGTGTCGGCTACCAGCGCTGGCGCACCCGGACGGGCCTGGAGCGCTACTACGTCCAGCTCGACACCAGCGACCTGAACGACAAGGTCATCAAGAAGGCGTCCTTCAACGCGATCCAGTCGTACGCCGCCGACGCCACCTGCAGCAACACCTACAACGTGGACCTGCACTCCACCGAGCCACTCCTGTCGAACATCACCTGGAAAACCCAGCCCCGCGACTGGGAAGTCCTGCGCACGACCTCGATGAACAGTGCCGGCGGCCCGGGCTGCCCCAGCTCCAGCACGCGCGGTGAGTGGGACGTGGCCGGACACCTGGCTGCCAATATGTGGCGCGGCAGCGTCACATATGCCCTCTTCGCCGCCAACGAGTCCAGCACCAACAACGGCTTCAAGCGATTCACCCGCGACAAGACCAAGCTGCCGTACTTCTACATCGAGTACAACCGGGCCCCGAAGAACCCGTGGGCTCTCGCAATGAGCCCGGCGCCGCAGAACCCCAACGGCAGCGGCTGCGGCTGGGTCGGTGCCACCGCCTACCCCGGCATGAGCATCAGCGCCTGGACAGGCGACCCCGACAACCAGGCCACCTCGTCCCGGTTCATGGTCTACGACCTCAACGGCAGCGGCGCCGTGTACGACAGCGCCATGATCGGCCAGGCCAGCGGCGACCACAAGGTCACCGCCTACCCCGCCAACCTCCTCGACGGCCACAGCTACATGTGGCAGGTCCAGACCTCCGACGGTGATCTGGGCTCCGCCTGGGTCGAAGGCTGCCGCTTCTCCATGGACAGCCAGCCGCCGTCCATCCCGGTCGTCACCTCCGCCGAGTACCCGCCGTCCGGCACCCTTCCCGGCTCCACGAAGTACATCGGCCAGAAGGGCAACTTCAAGGTAGCGGCCACCGACTCCCTCAGCGGAGTCCTGTACTACGAGTGGGCCTTCAACTCGGACATCCCCGTGGGGGGCGCCACCCGCATCAATGCCGCGGCCGACGGCACCGCCACCATTCCACTGACACCCACGATGTGGGGCACCAACGTCCTGCGCGTCCAGTCCGTGGACCGCGCGGGCAACCGCTCGCAGCAGCAGACGTACGTCTTCTACGTCCCGGACAACCCGAACGCCAAGACCACCCTCGGCGACATCACCGGCGACGAACGCGTCGACTTCATCGCCCCCGCCGACAACGGTGATCTCATCGTCTACCCGACGGCCACGGACCCTTCGGCCGGTGGCATGATCGCCTCCACGAAGGCCAACAGCCCCAACGGCTTGGGCTGGGGCAACGGCACCCTGACCACCCACCGCGGCGGCAACGGCATCACCAGGGACGACCTGTGGGCCTACAGAAGCGGACAGCTCCGCCACTACCGGACCTCCTTGAACGAAGGCGGCCTACAGGCCAACGGCGGCCTCTACTTCACCGAGGGCAATGCCGGGTCTGTGACGCGGCCCAACGCCACGGCCTGCACCGTCGCCGCGACCAGCAAGCCCTGCGGCACCGAATACCGCGGGGACTGGAGCCGGGTCAAGCAGATCGTCGCCGTTGGCGACGTACTGACCAATCCTGGAGAACCCCTCAACGACCTACTCACCGTCGAAAGCACCGGAACGGGAAGCTTTCAGCTCATCCTGTTCCAAGGCGGGGGCGCAACAGGCAGTCTGGTCAACCCCATCATCCTCAACCCCTCCGGCTGGGACGACCTCACCCTCATCGCCCCCGGCGACGCCACCGGCGACGGCCTGGCCGACCTCTGGGCCCGCGACGACACCACAGGCGACGTCTACCAGTACGCCAACGTCGCAGGAAAGCCTGCCGCCCTCGGCGACCACACCAAGGCCACCAAGATCGGCTCCGGCGTCACTGCCGACCGGTACCCGGTGATCGGCACGTCCGGGGACACCAGCGCCGACGGCATCCCCGACCTGTGGGCCCTCGATAACAACCACCGTCTGCGCACGTGGAACGGCAAGGCCACCAGCGGCAAGGTGACCGGCTTCGCCGGTTCCGATCTCATGGGCGATGCCCGGATCTCCACCAACCACTGGAAGCTAGACGAAGAGACGGGAACGGCCGCGGTCGACATGCGCCGCCGCAACCACGGAAAGCTCAGCACCACCGGCGCCACGCGCGTCGCCGGCACCGTTGCGGGAACGGCAACCCAGGTCGTCAGCCTCGACGGCACCAGCGGCACCGTCACCTCCACCGGCTCCCCGGTCGACACCACCGGCAGCTTCACCGTCTCGGCCTGGGCCAGGTCCCAGGCGAAGAACGTCGTCATCAGTCAGGACGGCCTGCACGCCAGCGGCTTCATGATCTGGCACGACGCGGACGGCACCTGGCGGTTCGGAATGTCCAAGCGGGACGACGACAGCTGGGACTACGACCAGACCGGCGTCATGAACGACGCCGCCAAGGTCCGCATCAACGAGTGGACCCAGCTCACCGCCACCTACGACGACACCACCGGCCTGATCGCCCTCTACGTCAACGGCACCCTCGCCGGCACCGGCCATCACCCCAAAGCCAACGTCTGGAAGGCCACCGGCTCACTGGTCCTCGGCCGCTTCAAAAACCAGAGCAAGCCCTCCTCCTACTGGAGCGGTCAGATCAGCAACGTGGCCGTCTACGACCACTCCACCGTCCCCTCCGCGACCAGCACCACCCTCGTCTCAGCGGTCAACAGCAACAAGTGCGCTGACGATGACCAAGGCAGCAACGCGGAAGGTAACCGCATCTACATCCACGACTGCAACACACCACCCGGAACCTCCCAGACCTTCCAGATCCTCGAGAACGGCCAACTGCGCGTGGTCGGCAAATGCGTGACCACCGCATCCGGGGGAACCGCCAACCGCACCCTCATCCAGCTCAACACCTGCAACGGTGTCGGCGGCCAGCAATGGCTCCCCACCGCCACCAGCGGCTTCTACAACCCACAATCCGGCCGCTGCCTCGACCTGCCCTACGCCCGCACCGTCAACGGCACCCAACTCGAACTCTCTGACTGCAACGCCTCCAACGCACAACGCTGGCATGCCTCCGGCCTCGCCTCACCGCTCGGAGCCACCAGCTAA